The Bernardetia litoralis DSM 6794 genome includes a window with the following:
- a CDS encoding CvpA family protein, with protein sequence MLNLLLEIGATDKSFWDYSFKIGDVILLFLLSFGAYQGYLKGIVVELLSLFLLIFIIYWVMTGTYLGFSTLDQNDMVGKFSKTTTPFLTFLIITILLSLLMEFLGNLGRKFLKFTLFGSADSFIGGIFSLIKYCFVVGLVMTLCIDIGLFGEGEIREKSLLMPLVMDIFHYIVIVLDGIGVDIYKLLIGIQSLLER encoded by the coding sequence ATGTTAAATCTTCTCTTAGAAATCGGTGCAACAGACAAATCATTTTGGGATTATTCCTTCAAAATTGGAGATGTAATTTTACTCTTTCTACTTAGTTTTGGTGCATATCAAGGTTATCTAAAAGGAATTGTTGTAGAATTATTATCCTTATTTTTACTTATTTTCATTATCTATTGGGTAATGACAGGTACTTATTTAGGATTTAGCACTCTTGACCAAAACGATATGGTAGGAAAGTTTTCCAAAACAACAACTCCATTTCTAACTTTTCTTATCATAACCATTTTATTATCTCTCTTAATGGAATTTTTAGGGAATCTTGGTAGGAAATTCTTAAAATTTACACTTTTTGGTTCAGCAGATTCCTTTATTGGTGGAATATTTAGCCTTATAAAATACTGTTTTGTAGTAGGACTTGTAATGACACTTTGTATTGATATTGGGCTTTTTGGAGAAGGAGAGATTAGGGAAAAATCATTGCTTATGCCCTTAGTAATGGATATTTTTCATTATATTGTTATTGTTTTGGATGGAATAGGAGTTGATATATATAAGCTATTGATAGGTATTCAAAGTTTACTTGAAAGATAA